ACCGCCCTGCCCTGACCCTGTCTCCCGGCAGATTCCCGGCACGCCGGCCTCCCCCGGCGTGCCGCTGCCGTTTTCCGCTTCACCCACCCTTCCCGCATCACCATGAATTTCCGTCTCCGCCGCCTGCTGACCGGCAGCGCCCTGCTCGGCCTGGTCACAGGCCTGGGCTCCCTGCTCAGCGCCTGCCAGCCCGTGCCCGACACCATCAAGATCGGCGTGGCCCAGCCGCTCACCGGCCCGTTGGACGCCCTGGGCCAGGACATGGTGGACGGCGCCCGCATGGCCGTCGAGGACCTCAACAAGGAGGGCTTCAAGATCGACGGCAAGGTGGTGAAGTTCGAAATCATCAGCGGGGACGACAAGTCCGACCCCGAGACCGGCAAGAAGGTCGCGCAGCAGCTGATCGACCAGGGCGCGGTGGCCGTCATCGGCCACCTGAACTCGGGCGTCAGCATGGCCGCGGCCCCGGTCTACGCCGCCAAGATGATTCCGCAGCTGGCCATCTCGACCAAGCCGGAATACACCCAGATGGGCCTGCCCACCACCTTCCGCCTGGTGGCCAGCGACGCGCTGCAGTCCAAGGCCATGGGCGCCTTCGCCGCCCAGCTGCCCGGCGGCTCCCACCGCTACGCCGTGGTGGACGACGCCACGCCCTACGGCAAGGGCCTGGCCCAGTCGGCCAAGGCCCAGCTGACTGCCCGCCAGCGCGAGGTGGTGCTGGAGATGTCGCTGGACGCCAAGACCACCGACTTCGCCAAGCTGATCGACGGCCTGAAGGCCCAGAAGGCCGACGTGCTGGTCACCACCCTGGCCGACTTCCAGGTGCTGGCCCTGGCCGACCAGTTGGCCACGGCCGGTGTGAAGCTGTCCATCGTCGGCGGTGACACGATCAAGACCCCGGCCATGGCCAAGGCCAACCCGGCGGCCGGCAAGATCTACGCGACCTCGCCCATCATCGGTGTGGACGAGTTCCTGGGCGGCAAGGCCTTCCTGACCCGCTACCGCGCCAAGTTCAACCACGACCCGGTCTATGGCGGCCACTACGCCTACGATGCGGTGTACGTGCTGGCCGCGGCCATCCGCCAGGCCAAGAGCGTGGACGGCGAGAAACTGGTGGCCGCCCTCAAGACGGTGGACCCGCTGGCCCCGGTGACCAGCAGCATGCGCTTCGGCGACAACGGCGAACAGCGCTATGGCGTGGTCAGCGTCTACGAGATCAACAACGGTGACTGGTTCCTGCTGACCCGCAGCGACAACTGGTGATCTGATGTTCCGCTTCCTCTGGCGCCGGCTGGCGCTCACCATCCCGACCTTCTTCGCGCTGATGTTCGTCACCTTCGTGGCGATCCGGCTGGTGCCGGGCGACCCGGTGGAGGTGCGGGTGGGCGAGCGGGGCATCAGCCCCGAACGCCTG
This sequence is a window from Ideonella dechloratans. Protein-coding genes within it:
- a CDS encoding branched-chain amino acid ABC transporter substrate-binding protein; translated protein: MNFRLRRLLTGSALLGLVTGLGSLLSACQPVPDTIKIGVAQPLTGPLDALGQDMVDGARMAVEDLNKEGFKIDGKVVKFEIISGDDKSDPETGKKVAQQLIDQGAVAVIGHLNSGVSMAAAPVYAAKMIPQLAISTKPEYTQMGLPTTFRLVASDALQSKAMGAFAAQLPGGSHRYAVVDDATPYGKGLAQSAKAQLTARQREVVLEMSLDAKTTDFAKLIDGLKAQKADVLVTTLADFQVLALADQLATAGVKLSIVGGDTIKTPAMAKANPAAGKIYATSPIIGVDEFLGGKAFLTRYRAKFNHDPVYGGHYAYDAVYVLAAAIRQAKSVDGEKLVAALKTVDPLAPVTSSMRFGDNGEQRYGVVSVYEINNGDWFLLTRSDNW